A DNA window from SAR202 cluster bacterium contains the following coding sequences:
- a CDS encoding TlpA family protein disulfide reductase: MKFNFSLTHIISLILIVFFIIIVVYILAYGLSKSSGNTGAFGINETYNKIDLDNIPVTEFTVTELTGEKSKLDISSNGKSVTMVDFWNSWCQQCIQEAEELQQSYKNLSNKNIQFIGVAIWDDLGAIKSHIKEYEISYHNVIDEEGMVAIEFGVTGIPEKYFINSNGEIIMKILGPTTSEQLESVISEIILTNNSI, translated from the coding sequence ATGAAATTTAATTTTTCACTAACACATATAATTTCTCTCATATTAATTGTTTTTTTCATCATAATAGTTGTATACATATTAGCCTACGGACTATCCAAAAGTTCTGGAAATACAGGAGCATTTGGTATAAATGAAACATATAACAAAATCGATCTAGATAATATACCCGTAACTGAATTTACAGTAACTGAACTAACGGGGGAAAAATCAAAACTAGACATATCTTCGAACGGTAAATCGGTTACCATGGTAGATTTTTGGAATTCATGGTGTCAGCAATGTATACAAGAAGCAGAAGAATTACAGCAATCTTATAAAAATTTATCTAATAAAAATATTCAATTTATAGGCGTTGCTATTTGGGACGATCTAGGTGCAATAAAGTCTCATATAAAAGAGTACGAAATAAGTTACCACAATGTAATTGATGAAGAAGGCATGGTCGCTATTGAGTTTGGTGTAACAGGTATACCTGAAAAATATTTCATTAATTCAAATGGGGAAATTATTATGAAAATTTTAGGACCAACTACATCTGAGCAGTTAGAATCTGTTATTTCAGAAATCATTCTAACAAATAATTCAATTTAA
- a CDS encoding 4-coumarate--CoA ligase family protein, which translates to MGIYRDSLQPYQPEGLFNILTKTAQKMPNKVAIVDIDRSYTYSEFENYVNQFANTLLQMGVTKGDRVGILSPNCAEFEISFFGIIKSGATVTTINSGYRELEIAHQLNNAEATIVIVHEELTELLESARSEIPSIKTIIPITKNRSTENSFWDLISKNSNEAPNISIDPYNDLAALPYSSGTTGLTKGVMLTHANLHSNVRQLIERPKEGSAVDEKDVVLVHLPLFHIYGMNVLMSGTIAVGGTQVLMGRFDMDLFLDIIDKHKVTFLYTVPPIAVALSQYPSVKNFNISSLRAGFIGAAPLSGELQSRLSELLQFPIAQGYGLTESSPITNVDFIESDLIRPGSIGPAVSDTEEKVVDVDDENIEMPSGEVGELLIRGPQIMQGYYNNPTATAETITSDGWLKTGDIVKMDKDGYVWILDRKKELIKYKGFQVPPAELEGILLEHDAVSDVAVIGKLDMEAGEIPKAFVVTKQGHEVSEDVLMEFVAQKVATFKRIREIEFIDTIPKNPSGKLLRRVLKDQERSNS; encoded by the coding sequence ATGGGAATATATAGGGATTCTCTACAACCATACCAGCCAGAAGGGCTTTTCAATATACTAACCAAAACTGCTCAAAAAATGCCCAATAAGGTAGCAATAGTTGATATCGACAGGTCATATACTTATTCGGAATTTGAAAACTACGTTAATCAATTCGCTAACACCTTACTGCAAATGGGAGTAACCAAAGGAGATCGCGTGGGTATACTATCTCCAAATTGTGCTGAATTCGAAATATCGTTCTTTGGTATTATAAAAAGTGGTGCTACAGTTACAACAATTAATTCTGGCTACAGAGAACTTGAAATCGCTCATCAACTAAATAATGCAGAAGCGACAATAGTTATTGTTCATGAAGAACTTACAGAACTTTTAGAATCCGCAAGAAGTGAAATACCTTCTATAAAAACTATTATTCCAATAACAAAAAATCGTTCTACCGAAAATTCATTTTGGGATTTAATTTCAAAAAATTCTAATGAAGCTCCAAATATTTCTATAGATCCATATAATGATCTCGCTGCGCTACCATACTCAAGTGGTACAACAGGACTAACTAAAGGTGTAATGCTAACTCATGCTAATCTTCATAGTAATGTCAGACAATTGATAGAAAGACCAAAGGAAGGATCTGCTGTCGATGAGAAAGATGTTGTCTTAGTGCATCTCCCTCTTTTTCATATTTATGGAATGAATGTTTTAATGTCAGGAACAATTGCTGTAGGTGGAACTCAGGTACTTATGGGGCGATTTGATATGGACTTATTCTTAGATATTATCGATAAACATAAAGTTACTTTTCTTTATACTGTTCCACCAATTGCTGTTGCTTTAAGTCAATACCCTTCAGTCAAGAACTTCAATATTAGTTCATTGCGAGCAGGGTTTATTGGAGCTGCCCCATTGTCCGGAGAATTACAATCACGATTATCTGAATTATTGCAGTTCCCAATAGCTCAAGGATACGGCTTGACGGAATCATCTCCAATTACAAATGTTGATTTTATTGAATCAGATCTTATCAGACCAGGTTCAATTGGTCCTGCTGTTTCAGATACTGAAGAAAAAGTAGTAGATGTTGATGATGAAAATATAGAAATGCCTTCGGGTGAAGTAGGGGAACTCTTGATTCGAGGTCCTCAAATAATGCAAGGATACTATAATAATCCAACAGCTACAGCTGAAACAATAACTAGCGACGGTTGGCTCAAAACCGGAGATATAGTAAAAATGGATAAAGATGGATATGTCTGGATATTGGATCGTAAAAAGGAATTGATCAAATATAAAGGCTTCCAGGTACCTCCAGCTGAGCTCGAGGGTATATTATTAGAGCATGATGCAGTTTCTGACGTTGCTGTCATTGGAAAATTAGATATGGAAGCTGGTGAAATCCCCAAAGCATTTGTCGTAACCAAACAAGGGCATGAAGTGAGTGAAGATGTCTTAATGGAATTTGTTGCCCAGAAAGTAGCAACCTTTAAGAGAATTCGAGAAATAGAGTTTATAGATACTATACCTAAAAACCCCTCAGGGAAATTACTACGAAGAGTATTAAAAGATCAGGAAAGATCAAATTCATAA
- a CDS encoding aryl sulfotransferase, whose protein sequence is MGWSMHHKTGLIYEDKSKYFDGYTLITGTGGGLSSDSLAVLIDMEGNVIHSWHSQRGIRYGHLLDNGNMLCRLRHPEYLAGHIRPMGGSGRGIIEIDPKSNVVWEYYNDYYHHDHYRLEDGTTAVLTWEEVSDEVRSKIKGGITPDDYPDQLFGDCIEIIDKSGNVLYKWNSWEHLDFNEDVICPLETRREWTHGNAIGYGGEGKFLVSYRNISMIALLDIKTGEFDWKWGNTILSHQHSPSLLQNGNILVFDNGCHRQGLPFSKIIEINPNTNEIEWEYTGDPFISFFSSNISSCERLANGNTLITEGAPGRIFEITYDKEIVWEYINPFEVNGEAPIPKNAIFRSHRYDKNHPAIKKILG, encoded by the coding sequence ATGGGTTGGTCAATGCATCATAAAACAGGTCTGATTTATGAAGATAAAAGTAAATACTTTGACGGCTATACATTAATAACTGGAACAGGGGGAGGGCTATCTTCTGACTCTCTAGCAGTCCTAATTGATATGGAAGGTAATGTCATTCATTCTTGGCATTCTCAAAGAGGAATACGTTATGGACATCTTCTTGATAATGGGAACATGCTTTGTAGATTAAGACATCCTGAATATCTTGCGGGACATATCAGGCCAATGGGAGGATCGGGTAGAGGAATCATTGAAATAGACCCAAAAAGTAATGTTGTATGGGAATACTACAATGATTATTACCACCACGATCATTACAGATTAGAAGACGGCACAACAGCTGTTCTCACATGGGAAGAAGTAAGTGACGAAGTTAGATCAAAAATCAAAGGGGGAATAACACCTGATGATTATCCAGATCAATTATTTGGAGACTGTATAGAAATTATTGATAAGAGTGGGAATGTTTTATATAAATGGAATAGTTGGGAACATTTGGATTTTAACGAAGATGTAATATGCCCATTAGAAACCCGAAGGGAATGGACTCACGGAAATGCTATTGGGTATGGAGGCGAAGGGAAATTTCTTGTTAGCTACAGAAATATCAGTATGATAGCATTATTAGATATTAAAACTGGTGAGTTTGATTGGAAATGGGGAAATACCATATTATCACACCAACACAGCCCCTCTTTATTACAAAACGGAAATATATTGGTCTTTGATAATGGTTGCCATAGACAAGGGTTGCCGTTTTCCAAAATTATTGAGATTAATCCGAATACTAATGAAATTGAATGGGAATATACTGGAGACCCATTCATTAGTTTTTTTAGTTCCAATATTAGTAGTTGCGAGCGGCTTGCAAATGGTAACACCTTAATTACAGAAGGTGCGCCCGGAAGAATATTTGAAATCACTTATGACAAAGAAATAGTATGGGAATATATAAATCCTTTTGAGGTAAATGGAGAGGCTCCTATACCTAAAAATGCTATTTTTCGATCCCACAGGTATGACAAAAATCATCCAGCAATCAAAAAAATCTTAGGATAA
- a CDS encoding pyridoxal-phosphate dependent enzyme, whose amino-acid sequence MSKKIEYFCTGCGKYFDEISDSFVCPSCGSTVRVSFKQLHNPAPKDIVFEDFLNITNPLENPSTQISMGEGNTPFIELPFISEHLQIRRLTAKLEYQNPTGSFKDRGSSMLVSYLKEKGHTSIIEDSSGNAGASIAAYAAKAGIHSIVFVPSTTSRIKTRQLELYGAEVRLTDGPRDNSAIAAVEESKKGNSFYASHNLNPFFMEGTKSFAHEIYKYFNNELPDQLLLPVGNGSFFIGIWKGFEELAWAYPNTFKKPLLNSVQSTTIQPITSSINNSSWIPDTSKATVASGIAVFNPPRKHEIEQITSVNQGQSVAIEDSEMERWQQILGSKEGIYCEVTSASPFAALEYLVKNNMVDRDQHFLIPITGSGLKDPIN is encoded by the coding sequence ATGAGTAAGAAAATAGAATACTTTTGTACTGGGTGTGGTAAATACTTCGATGAAATATCAGATTCTTTTGTATGTCCTTCTTGTGGATCTACAGTAAGGGTTTCATTCAAACAACTCCATAATCCAGCTCCAAAAGATATTGTTTTTGAAGATTTTCTCAACATTACAAACCCTTTAGAAAATCCATCTACTCAAATATCTATGGGAGAAGGGAATACTCCATTTATTGAACTACCGTTTATTAGTGAACATCTCCAAATAAGACGTTTAACTGCGAAATTAGAATACCAAAATCCTACCGGATCATTTAAGGATAGAGGATCTTCAATGCTAGTTTCATATTTGAAAGAAAAGGGTCATACGAGCATTATTGAAGATTCCTCAGGTAATGCAGGAGCTTCTATTGCTGCGTATGCAGCAAAAGCAGGGATACATTCAATTGTTTTTGTCCCGTCTACTACTTCAAGAATCAAAACAAGACAATTAGAGTTATATGGAGCTGAAGTCAGACTTACTGACGGTCCTCGTGATAATTCAGCAATTGCTGCAGTAGAAGAATCTAAAAAAGGAAACTCCTTTTATGCATCCCATAATTTAAACCCTTTCTTTATGGAAGGTACCAAAAGTTTCGCTCATGAAATCTATAAATACTTTAATAATGAATTACCAGATCAATTATTACTTCCGGTAGGGAATGGGTCGTTTTTTATTGGTATATGGAAAGGGTTTGAAGAACTTGCGTGGGCATACCCAAATACATTTAAAAAGCCACTTCTAAATTCTGTACAATCAACAACAATTCAACCGATAACTTCTTCGATAAATAATTCATCATGGATACCTGATACCTCTAAAGCTACAGTGGCTAGTGGTATAGCAGTATTTAATCCTCCCAGAAAACATGAGATTGAACAAATAACCTCAGTAAATCAAGGACAATCTGTCGCTATAGAAGATAGTGAAATGGAAAGATGGCAACAAATCTTGGGTTCAAAAGAAGGAATATATTGTGAAGTAACTTCTGCTTCACCATTTGCAGCTCTAGAGTATCTAGTCAAAAATAATATGGTAGATAGAGATCAACATTTCTTAATTCCAATTACTGGATCAGGATTAAAAGATCCTATTAATTAG